A section of the Candidatus Hydrogenedens sp. genome encodes:
- a CDS encoding cysteine desulfurase → MGIESIRAQFPILERFVRGKPLVYLDNAATSQKPKNVIDTITRYYEHENANVHRGIHYLSEKVTEKYEEVRSKVSRFLGAKVDCEIVFTRGTTDSINLIAQSYARPRLHPDDEVLVTQMEHHSNLIPWQVVCQQTGAKLRVIPITDEGTLDLTQIEQLITKKTKIVSVVHVSNVLGTINPITDLAKRAHEVGAVFVVDGAQSTPHTPINVQELDCDFFACSGHKMYAPTGIGILYGKAPLLESMEPYQTGGSMILHVTLEKTIYAHAPQKFEAGTPNIEGVIALGSAIDFLQSLGMHEICHYEDALIQYAYESLSHIPGVHILGPKKPRAGVISFTMDCAHPHDIGQILDEEGIAIRAGHHCAQPIMERYGLSSTARASFAVYNTVDEIDRLVNAIYKVQEIFQ, encoded by the coding sequence ATAGGTATTGAAAGTATCCGTGCTCAATTTCCTATTTTGGAAAGGTTTGTTCGCGGTAAACCCTTAGTCTATTTGGACAATGCGGCAACTTCCCAAAAACCTAAAAATGTTATTGATACGATTACCCGATATTACGAGCATGAGAATGCGAATGTTCATCGGGGAATACATTATTTAAGCGAAAAGGTTACGGAGAAATACGAAGAGGTTCGTTCCAAAGTATCTCGTTTTTTAGGGGCGAAGGTAGATTGTGAAATCGTATTTACACGAGGCACTACGGATTCCATAAATTTAATCGCCCAATCGTATGCCCGACCACGCCTTCACCCCGACGACGAAGTGTTAGTCACCCAGATGGAACATCACTCCAATTTAATACCCTGGCAGGTGGTATGCCAGCAGACGGGTGCCAAATTAAGAGTAATTCCGATTACAGATGAAGGAACTTTGGATTTAACGCAAATTGAACAATTGATTACGAAAAAGACAAAGATTGTATCGGTAGTTCATGTTTCAAATGTTTTAGGAACCATCAATCCCATAACAGATTTGGCTAAAAGAGCCCATGAAGTAGGAGCCGTTTTTGTTGTAGATGGAGCACAAAGCACACCCCATACACCAATAAATGTGCAGGAATTGGATTGTGATTTCTTTGCCTGTTCTGGTCATAAGATGTATGCTCCGACGGGTATTGGTATTCTTTATGGGAAAGCTCCCTTGCTGGAAAGCATGGAGCCATATCAAACTGGGGGTAGTATGATACTTCATGTTACATTGGAAAAAACGATATATGCCCATGCTCCTCAGAAATTTGAAGCAGGGACGCCTAATATTGAAGGAGTAATAGCCTTAGGCAGTGCTATTGATTTTCTACAATCGTTAGGTATGCATGAAATATGCCATTATGAAGATGCCCTGATACAATATGCTTATGAAAGTCTTTCACATATCCCGGGCGTGCATATTTTAGGACCCAAAAAACCCCGAGCAGGTGTGATTTCTTTCACAATGGATTGTGCTCATCCCCATGATATAGGTCAGATACTGGATGAGGAAGGGATTGCTATTCGTGCGGGTCACCATTGTGCTCAGCCTATTATGGAACGCTATGGTTTATCCAG
- the sufD gene encoding Fe-S cluster assembly protein SufD, with amino-acid sequence MTINLNDERKLSLLGATTHLRNGFVYPDWWEHILRNGLDAFEILPIPHAKTEDWRETNLAPFFNPQRKWMLKIQKQTHEESIPQNIKNTFSPSVIWENGAINIKADTFPSVFIKSFRDALQTQWGEIVHKKLVSGQEPRHIFEAISDMLMHNGIFLYIPKATFIEKPIHIAIISQGRDTDTMDVPRIFIYLEDNAQATITVHYIADTTEPNSLWINTKEQIYLGKNAHLKYLNSIQGTDNALRFLSTSVEIEEDGSLNYNSLHLSGQFIRSEIDVEIKGENVTTQINGLTINQGHHFSETQQLIQHLKGHGISRIHWRGLGQEQSKTVYRGKIYIAPDAQKSDSIQQFKGLSLSDQAIIDAKPQLEIYADDVRCTHGATVGPPPPDLIYYFQTRGIHPNKARNLLIRGFVNRVLKEFPFDGVEDFIDGYINVSEKKK; translated from the coding sequence ATGACTATAAATTTAAATGACGAAAGAAAACTTTCATTACTGGGAGCAACAACCCATTTACGCAATGGGTTTGTATATCCTGATTGGTGGGAACATATTCTTCGTAATGGTTTGGATGCTTTTGAGATTTTGCCGATACCTCATGCCAAGACAGAAGATTGGCGTGAAACAAATCTTGCCCCTTTCTTTAATCCGCAAAGGAAATGGATGCTGAAGATACAAAAACAAACCCATGAGGAAAGTATTCCCCAGAATATAAAAAATACTTTTTCCCCTTCGGTGATATGGGAAAATGGTGCTATAAACATTAAAGCCGATACCTTTCCCTCTGTGTTTATTAAAAGTTTTAGAGATGCCCTACAAACGCAATGGGGTGAAATTGTTCATAAGAAACTTGTATCTGGACAAGAACCCCGTCATATTTTTGAAGCCATATCCGATATGTTGATGCATAATGGAATTTTTCTCTACATTCCCAAGGCGACCTTTATTGAAAAGCCTATTCATATTGCGATAATAAGTCAAGGACGGGACACGGATACAATGGATGTCCCGCGTATTTTCATTTATCTTGAAGATAATGCACAGGCTACTATTACGGTTCATTATATAGCCGACACGACGGAACCGAATTCATTATGGATAAACACAAAGGAGCAGATTTATTTGGGTAAAAATGCCCATCTAAAATATCTGAACAGTATTCAAGGGACCGATAATGCACTTCGGTTTCTTTCAACTTCGGTTGAAATAGAAGAAGACGGTTCTTTGAATTACAATTCTCTACACTTGTCCGGGCAATTTATCCGTTCCGAAATAGATGTTGAAATTAAAGGGGAAAATGTTACCACTCAAATTAATGGTTTGACTATCAATCAGGGACATCATTTTTCTGAAACCCAACAATTAATACAACATCTAAAAGGACATGGGATAAGCCGAATTCACTGGCGTGGATTAGGACAGGAACAGAGTAAAACTGTATATCGCGGGAAAATTTATATTGCTCCCGATGCTCAGAAATCCGATTCGATACAACAGTTTAAAGGTTTATCTCTTTCCGACCAGGCGATTATTGATGCTAAACCGCAACTGGAAATATATGCCGATGATGTGCGTTGCACCCATGGAGCCACAGTAGGTCCACCACCACCCGATTTGATATATTATTTTCAAACTCGTGGAATTCATCCGAATAAAGCCCGCAATTTACTTATCCGTGGATTTGTAAATCGGGTTTTAAAGGAATTTCCTTTTGATGGTGTTGAAGATTTTATTGACGGTTACATAAATGTTTCTGAGAAGAAAAAATGA
- the sufC gene encoding Fe-S cluster assembly ATPase SufC: protein MSLLEVKNLKASIEGQTILKGIHLTINPGEVHAIMGPNGSGKSTLAQILAGNENYEVSSDSEILLRGENIISMPPEERTRKGIFIAFQYPVEIPGLSNTEFLHTAVNEIRNARGLEPIDIWDFEKQLKGKMKEIGLDPSFSERSVNEGFSGGEKKRNEIVQMAVLEPILSILDETDSGLDIDALKSVAEGVNRMRSPQRSFIVITHYQRLLNYIRPDFVHVLYKGRIVRSGGFELALELEQKGYDWLKTEEETETSSVGAIS, encoded by the coding sequence ATGAGTTTACTCGAAGTCAAAAATTTAAAAGCCTCTATCGAAGGGCAAACAATATTAAAAGGTATTCATTTAACAATTAATCCCGGAGAAGTTCACGCCATTATGGGTCCGAATGGTTCGGGAAAAAGCACATTAGCCCAAATTCTCGCCGGGAATGAAAACTATGAGGTATCATCGGATAGTGAAATTTTGCTACGGGGTGAGAATATTATCTCCATGCCACCGGAAGAACGGACACGAAAAGGGATCTTTATTGCTTTTCAATATCCGGTAGAAATTCCGGGACTATCCAATACGGAATTTTTGCATACAGCCGTGAATGAGATACGAAATGCACGAGGATTAGAACCGATAGATATTTGGGATTTTGAAAAACAATTAAAGGGAAAAATGAAGGAAATAGGTTTAGACCCTTCTTTTTCCGAACGCTCTGTGAATGAAGGTTTCTCTGGCGGGGAAAAGAAACGGAATGAGATTGTTCAAATGGCGGTATTAGAACCTATTCTTTCCATTCTGGACGAAACAGATTCCGGGCTCGATATTGATGCTCTCAAATCCGTAGCGGAAGGTGTCAATCGAATGAGGTCGCCACAACGCTCCTTTATTGTTATAACCCATTATCAAAGATTGTTGAACTATATCCGACCTGATTTTGTGCATGTCCTTTATAAAGGAAGAATTGTAAGGTCAGGCGGATTTGAATTAGCCCTTGAACTGGAACAAAAAGGTTATGACTGGCTTAAGACGGAAGAAGAAACGGAAACCTCTTCTGTTGGGGCTATTTCATGA